In Mycobacteriales bacterium, the DNA window ACCGTCACCGTGCCGGACGTCCGCGGCAAGACCGAGCAGGAGGCCAAGGCGCTGCTCAAGGCAAGCGAGATCGGCGTCACCGCCGTGGCCCGCCGCTACGACGAGACGGTGCCGCGCGACCGCGTCATCGGCGCCTCGCTGGCGCCGGGCGCGAAGGTCCGCCACGGCGCCACCGTGACGCTGACCGTGAGCGACGGCCCCGCCCCCGTGGCGGTGCCGGACGTGCGCGGCCGGGCCGTCGGCGACGCGACCCGCGCGCTCACCGCGGCGGGCCTCCAGTACACCGTGACGACCGAGTACAGCGACACCGTGCCGCGCGACCAGGTCATCGACCAGACGCCGCGCGCGGGCGACGTGCCGCGCGGGACCCGGGTGGCGTTGCGGGTCTCCAAGGGGCCGGAGACGGTCACCGTGCCGGAGCTGCGCGGCGACACCGTCGAGCACGCGACGGCCGCGCTGCGCGCGCTGGGGCTGACCTGGCAGGTGCAGCACGTGCGCAACGGCCACGGCGACGTCGTGCTCGACCAGGACCCGCAGCCGGGCGCGCGCGTGCGCGTCGGCACGCGCGTCACGATGGTGGCGTTCTAGCGGGTCCCCCTACGCGTCGCGGTGCCCGTAGGCGCAGCGGTGCGCGCCGGGCACGATCAGGTGCCCCGCGACGCAGACGTGCTCGCGCTTGGCGCCGGTGTGCAGCAGCCGCTTGAGGACGGAACGTTCCGGCTGCGTCGCGACCCGCTGCTCGTCCGGGCGCATCCAGCTCTTGTCCATGACCACCCTCCCGTGGCCGCAGGGTACGCCCGACCTCACCGCGGCGGAAGGACCGCCGCGCCTCGCGGCGCCGTCGGCTAGCCTCCTGCGCGTGCCGCCCCGCAAGCCTTCCCCCGTGGGCGCCCACATCTTCGTCGCCGGCGGGCTCGCCAAGGTGGGCCTGCCGTACGCGCGGGAGATCGGCGCCGAGGTCGTCCAGGTGTTCGTCTCCAACCCGCGCGGCTGGGCGGCGACGCCCGGCGACCCGGCGCAGGACGCGGCGTTCCGCGACGGCTGCGGCGAGTCCGGGATGGCCGTCTACGTGCACGCGCCGTACCTCGTGAACTTCGGCTCCCCCACCCCCGCGACGCTGGAGAAGTCGGCGGCGTCGCTGCGGCACGCGCTGCGCCGCGGGCGGGAGCTCGGCGCGCGCGGCGTCGTCGTCCACGCCGGCTGCGAGGTCGTCGGCAACGGCTACGACAACGCCATGGCGCAGGTCCGCGAGCACCTCCGCCCCATCGCCGACGGGCTGCGCGACGGCGACCCGGACCTGCTCGTGGAGCTCACGGCGGGCGGTCGTGGCTCGCTCTGCGCGACGCCCGAGGCGATCCCCGCCTACCTCGACGCGCTCGGCGGCCACGAGAAGGTCGGCGTCTGCGTCGACACCTGCCACGCCATGGCCGCGGGCCACGACCTGGCCCGCCCGGGCGGGCTGCGGTCGTTCCTGTCGGCGGTCGCGCGCCACGCCGGACGCGGGCGGCTGCGCCTCGTGCACGCCAACGACTCCAAGGACCCGGTGGGCTCCGGCCGCGACCGCCACGAGGTCATCGGGAAGGGCACGATCGGGCTGGACACGTTCCGCGAGCTGTTCGTGCACCCCGCCATGAAGGGCGTGCCGATCCTCATGGAGACGCCGGGCGTCGCCGCCGAGCACCGGCGCGACCTGCGGGCGCTGAAGCGGCTGCGCACCGAGGCGCTGGCCCGGTGATCAACGTCCGGTGGGCGGCGTTCGACGACCTGCCGCCGCGCACGCTCTACGCGATCCTGCGGCTGCGCATCGCCGTCTTCGCGGTCGAGCAGTGGTGCGTCTACCAGGACCTGGACGACCGCGACCAGGACGCGCGGCACGCCTGGGTCGAGGAGGACGGCCGGGTGCTGTCGTACCTGCGGGTGCTCGGCTCCCCCGGCGCCGAGGTGGTCGGCCGCGTCGTCACCGCGCCGGACGCGCGCGGCCGCGGTCTCGGCCGCCTGCTGATGGCGGACGCGCTGGCGCGCTGCGCCCGCCCGGTGCGCATCGAGGCGCAGTCGTACCTGCTCGGCTGGTACGGCGCGTTCGGCTTCGAGCCCTGCGGGCCGGAG includes these proteins:
- a CDS encoding deoxyribonuclease IV, which gives rise to MGAHIFVAGGLAKVGLPYAREIGAEVVQVFVSNPRGWAATPGDPAQDAAFRDGCGESGMAVYVHAPYLVNFGSPTPATLEKSAASLRHALRRGRELGARGVVVHAGCEVVGNGYDNAMAQVREHLRPIADGLRDGDPDLLVELTAGGRGSLCATPEAIPAYLDALGGHEKVGVCVDTCHAMAAGHDLARPGGLRSFLSAVARHAGRGRLRLVHANDSKDPVGSGRDRHEVIGKGTIGLDTFRELFVHPAMKGVPILMETPGVAAEHRRDLRALKRLRTEALAR
- a CDS encoding GNAT family N-acetyltransferase, translating into MINVRWAAFDDLPPRTLYAILRLRIAVFAVEQWCVYQDLDDRDQDARHAWVEEDGRVLSYLRVLGSPGAEVVGRVVTAPDARGRGLGRLLMADALARCARPVRIEAQSYLLGWYGAFGFEPCGPEYLEDGIPHTPMVLAADR